Proteins found in one Oryza glaberrima chromosome 4, OglaRS2, whole genome shotgun sequence genomic segment:
- the LOC127771125 gene encoding probable E3 ubiquitin-protein ligase HIP1, translating to MQGQKNSVEQLADVFGFDHASSSGNPVMDQQGYWNNILGSVESHNLQGYQVNRSDGTIPYGNGVHQNGTFLGFWESGEASASGSSLHFGGSNEIKAEQRNIGGGLRIGERRLVAERNLSLDNVDIGLNINGNDLSGENSNVNGASQGSELHGGCSHTGSNGQASELRLHPYRTFILGADQPEPFNSLNGSENPLGDFSLMPEGIDQRPGSSLDGRRLACKRKNIEGVNGQCSAGASTSFSHRNDSIFHNIASSSHNPSPSTNLPSPNCLLVPSTLDEQLPRYGATTAGLSSSSYDPSGGNNNSGGSQRSFRPRTSLAQHIGPYGVWPSSSTIRHSNSWNHHPPPFQSSFDEPPEVIPVVSSLNFQYQHPMNVVPGIPQMSHRFTGPGASSSRTGNLENRIIGSEEFSARNVVATSFPDAVPLAALDMRHLIPEPSSWNVDGRATTIPGNVPSSSRANTNSMVNPPAGSPFIAHQNLHRRNPRNLSEEISRLSGALRGHQHPRLRSGFLLERQGDGVWGVPLSTRSREGRRLIEIRNALEMIHRGENVRFESIFYGGVDIHDRHRDMRLDIDNMSYEELLALEERIGNVSTGLSEEEVTKLLKQRKFSSWRLEASVEEEPCCICQEEYVDGDDLGTLDCGHDFHVGCVRQWLVVKNTCPICKNTALKS from the exons ATGCAAGGACAGAAGAACTCTGTTGAGCAGCTTGCTGATGTGTTTGGATTTGACCATGCATCCAGTTCAGGAAACCCTGTCATGGATCAACAAGGATATTGGAACAACATTCTTGGTTCAGTGGAGTCACATAACCTTCAAGGTTATCAGGTGAACCGTAGTGATGGAACTATTCCTTATGGAAACGGTGTGCATCAAAATGGCACTTTTTTAGGTTTTTGGGAATCAGGCGAAGCAAGTGCAAGTGGCAGTTCACTACATTTTGGGGGCTCTAATGAGATCAAAGCTGAGCAACGTAATATCGGTGGTGGCCTAAGGATTGGTGAAAGGCGCTTGGTAGCTGAGCGCAACCTTTCTTTGGATAATGTTGATATAGGCCTTAACATCAATGGTAATGATCTATCTGGTGAAAATTCAAATGTGAATGGTGCTTCACAAGGCTCTGAACTACATGGTGGCTGCTCTCATACTGGTTCAAATGGTCAAGCCTCTGAGCTGAGATTACATCCATACAGGACATTCATATTAGGTGCAGATCAACCTGAGCCTTTTAATTCTTTGAATGGCAGTGAAAATCCTTTAGGTGATTTTTCCTTGATGCCAGAAGGCATTGATCAGCGACCAGGCAGTTCCCTGGATGGCCGCCGGCTGGCATGCAAGAGGAAAAATATAGAAGGAGTTAATGGGCAGTGCTCGGCAGGTGCTAGCACTAGTTTTTCCCACAGGAACGATAGTATTTTCCATAACATTGCTTCTTCGAGTCATAATCCCTCTCCTAGTACAAATTTACCCTCTCCTAATTGTCTGTTGGTTCCAAGCACTCTTGATGAACAACTCCCGCGTTATGGAGCTACTACAGCTGGATTGTCATCTAGTAGCTATGATCCTAGTGGAGGCAATAACAATTCAGGAGGCTCACAAAGAAGTTTTCGGCCAAGAACTAGCCTGGCTCAACATATTGGCCCCTATGGTGTGTGGCCATCTTCAAGTACTATCAGACATTCCAATTCATGGAATCATCATCCACCTCCCTTTCAGAGTTCATTTGATGAACCACCGGAGGTAATTCCAGTGGTCAGTagcctgaactttcaataccagcATCCAATGAATGTCGTTCCTGGCATTCCACAGATGTCACACCGGTTCACTGGTCCAGGGGCCTCATCATCAAGAACAGGCAATTTGGAGAACAGAATTATTGGTAGTGAGGAATTTAGCGCGAGGAATGTAGTGGCTACCAGCTTCCCTGATGCAGTTCCTCTGGCCGCACTAGACATGAGGCATTTGATACCAGAACCATCTAGTTGGAATGTAGATGGCAGAGCTACTACCATTCCAGGAAATGTTCCTTCTTCATCGAGAGCTAATACCAATTCGATGGTTAATCCACCAGCAGGCTCTCCATTTATTGCCCATCAAAACTTGCATAGACGTAATCCTCGTAATTTGTCAGAG gaGATAAGTCGTTTATCTGGAGCTCTTCGTGGCCATCAGCACCCACGCCTAAGGTCCGGTTTTCTGTTAGAACGACAAGGTGATGGTGTTTGGGGTGTTCCGTTGTCAACTAGGAGCAGGGAAGGAAGAAGATTAATTGAG ATCCGGAACGCGCTTGAAATGATTCACAGAGGGGAAAATGTAAGATTTGAG TCCATTTTCTATGGTGGAGTCGACATTCATGACAGACACAGGGATATGCGCCTTGACATAGACAACATGTCTTATGAG GAGCTATTGGCACTGGAAGAAAGAATAGGCAATGTTAGCACTGGCCTCAGCGAGGAAGAAGTGACAAAGCTCCTAAAGCAAAGGAAATTCTCATCATGGAGGTTGGAAGCATCTGTGGAAGAAGAGCCATGCTGTATCTGCCAG GAAGAGTATGTTGATGGGGATGATCTCGGGACACTGGACTGTGGACATGACTTCCATGTTGGATGCGTCAGGCAATGGCTGGTTGTGAAGAACACCTGTCCCATATGCAAAAATACTGCTCTGAAGTCTTAG